In Kordiimonas sp. SCSIO 12610, the following are encoded in one genomic region:
- a CDS encoding alpha/beta fold hydrolase yields MDLGVMDLFYRVRGEGEPIILLHGLFGSLDNLGALVRGLEAEYKVIVVDMRNHGRSPHVDEMSYNLMAEDVLRVLDRENVGSAYVFGHSMGGKAAMQLALMAPERVSKLIVGDIAPVKYGPNHGRILEGMTAVAAEAPDSRKAAQEILSAYEHEPAVLSFLLTNWRKQENGDWGWRINLEAIKSQYPNIAAGMKEGSFTGPTLFIRGGNSDYITADYRDQILSLFPKAEVRTIEGTGHWFHAEKTDLTLRIIKRFIEV; encoded by the coding sequence GTGGATTTGGGTGTAATGGACTTATTCTATAGAGTACGCGGAGAGGGTGAACCAATCATATTATTGCATGGTTTGTTTGGCTCGCTTGACAATTTGGGTGCATTAGTGCGCGGCCTAGAGGCTGAGTATAAAGTGATCGTTGTTGATATGCGTAATCATGGTCGAAGCCCGCATGTTGATGAAATGTCATATAATTTAATGGCTGAAGATGTTCTGCGTGTCTTGGACCGTGAAAATGTTGGAAGTGCTTATGTGTTTGGTCATTCCATGGGCGGAAAGGCCGCGATGCAGTTGGCACTTATGGCCCCGGAGCGCGTGAGTAAATTGATTGTAGGCGATATCGCGCCCGTTAAGTATGGGCCAAACCATGGGCGTATTCTCGAAGGAATGACAGCAGTGGCCGCCGAAGCGCCAGATAGCAGGAAGGCCGCACAGGAAATTTTAAGCGCGTACGAGCATGAACCCGCGGTTTTAAGTTTCCTTCTAACGAACTGGCGTAAGCAGGAAAATGGCGATTGGGGATGGCGGATAAACCTTGAGGCCATCAAATCCCAATACCCCAATATTGCAGCCGGCATGAAAGAGGGATCATTCACGGGGCCAACGCTTTTCATCCGCGGTGGAAACTCTGACTATATCACAGCAGATTACAGGGATCAGATATTGTCCTTATTTCCAAAAGCCGAGGTAAGAACGATTGAAGGCACCGGCCACTGGTTCCATGCTGAAAAGACTGATTTGACCCTCAGAATCATTAAACGATTTATTGAGGTGTAA
- a CDS encoding serine hydrolase, producing MLRLFLLAVVSLAVCNISAFPALSAASTNEPANEPGDKFDAKVRLFDTHFKELLTKNKIPGGAYAILRGGKIYKIQTYGQRKKGETAKVNADTVFRWASVSKTFAGALTAKLVEEKKLGWNEPVTKFVPGFQLKKRGHTSGVQLRHLLSHSAGIIPNAYDNYLEDGWSVDKIIPRFKRVNPICSPGNCYGYQNIVFSLIEPAIETRTGQTYKDLIEQEFITPLKMKTASIGYDGFKASSNRALPHVKTRRGWRSTRVTPNYYEIAPAAGANGSITDLAKWVEAQMVHDENILPLSVVNTVTNKRVRTKKELYKRDWRDYLADAHYGYGWRIYDFGDDTLVFHGGGVTGYRSNVAYAPDHGIGHVILLNAETRLINDLSIKFWSDMLGDPKKTVRLKKIQQGR from the coding sequence ATGTTAAGATTATTCCTCCTTGCTGTTGTTTCATTAGCCGTTTGTAATATATCGGCTTTTCCCGCCCTTTCTGCTGCTTCGACCAATGAGCCAGCTAATGAACCAGGTGACAAGTTTGATGCAAAAGTACGTTTGTTCGATACGCATTTCAAAGAACTTTTGACCAAGAATAAAATTCCGGGCGGGGCTTACGCGATCCTGCGCGGCGGTAAAATTTATAAAATTCAAACCTATGGGCAACGAAAAAAAGGCGAAACGGCAAAAGTCAATGCAGATACTGTTTTTCGTTGGGCATCGGTTTCGAAAACCTTTGCAGGTGCATTAACGGCTAAACTTGTCGAAGAGAAAAAGCTTGGTTGGAATGAGCCGGTTACCAAATTTGTGCCCGGGTTTCAGTTAAAGAAACGGGGACATACGTCTGGTGTGCAATTGCGCCACCTTCTTAGCCACAGCGCCGGGATCATTCCCAATGCTTATGACAACTATTTGGAAGACGGTTGGAGTGTTGATAAAATAATTCCTCGGTTCAAACGTGTTAACCCCATCTGTTCACCGGGTAATTGTTATGGGTATCAAAATATTGTTTTCAGTCTTATTGAACCTGCAATTGAGACACGCACAGGTCAGACATACAAAGACTTGATTGAGCAGGAGTTCATAACGCCTTTGAAGATGAAGACGGCGAGTATCGGCTATGACGGCTTTAAGGCGAGTAGTAATCGTGCGCTCCCACATGTGAAGACTCGACGGGGATGGCGATCGACGAGGGTTACCCCGAACTATTACGAGATTGCCCCTGCAGCGGGTGCAAATGGAAGTATCACTGACCTCGCGAAATGGGTCGAGGCACAAATGGTGCATGATGAAAATATATTGCCATTAAGTGTTGTGAACACCGTCACGAACAAGCGTGTTCGAACGAAGAAAGAGCTTTATAAGCGTGACTGGCGCGATTATTTGGCGGATGCCCATTATGGATATGGGTGGCGAATTTATGACTTTGGTGATGACACGCTTGTTTTCCACGGTGGCGGTGTGACGGGGTATCGCAGCAATGTGGCTTACGCGCCAGATCATGGTATTGGACACGTCATCTTATTGAATGCAGAAACGAGGCTAATCAATGATCTGAGTATTAAATTCTGGTCTGATATGCTTGGCGACCCGAAGAAAACGGTACGGCTCAAAAAAATTCAACAGGGCAGATAA
- a CDS encoding phosphoserine transaminase: MERPAKAPLRPEFSSGPCAKRPGWNSDALENALLGRSHRSKPGKAKLQEAIDKTRKILKVPADYKIGIVPASDTGAVEMALWSMLGARGVDMVAWESFGKGWITDVVKQLQIEDVRILEAGYGHLPTLAHIDTDRDVVFTWNGTTSGVKVPNADWIKEDREGLTICDATSAAFAMDLPFEKLDVVTYSWQKVLGGEAAHGVLILSPRAVERLESYTPPWPLPKIFRLTKGGKLIEGIFTGATINTPSMLCVEDYLDALNWADSEGGLDSLIARSEANLKVLEDWVEKTDWIDFLAVEQSTRSNTSVCLKFTDPWLDTLDEDAQAAVPKKVASLLDAEGVAYDIGAYRDAPPGLRIWAGATVDASDLELLTHWFDWAYASVKSA, from the coding sequence ATGGAAAGACCTGCTAAGGCGCCTTTACGTCCGGAATTTAGTTCTGGGCCATGCGCAAAACGTCCGGGATGGAACTCGGATGCTCTTGAAAACGCTCTTTTAGGACGTTCACATCGCTCAAAGCCTGGTAAAGCAAAGCTTCAGGAAGCGATAGATAAAACCCGTAAAATTTTGAAAGTTCCTGCTGATTATAAAATCGGCATTGTGCCCGCATCCGACACAGGTGCCGTTGAAATGGCGCTTTGGTCCATGCTTGGTGCCCGCGGCGTTGATATGGTCGCGTGGGAGAGTTTTGGCAAGGGCTGGATAACTGATGTTGTCAAGCAATTGCAGATAGAGGATGTCCGCATTCTGGAAGCTGGTTACGGCCATTTACCTACTCTTGCTCATATTGATACAGACCGCGATGTAGTCTTTACATGGAACGGAACAACGTCAGGCGTTAAGGTTCCAAATGCTGATTGGATTAAGGAAGACCGCGAAGGTTTGACAATCTGTGACGCAACATCCGCTGCCTTTGCGATGGACTTACCGTTTGAGAAACTGGATGTCGTGACCTACAGCTGGCAAAAAGTTCTAGGCGGTGAGGCCGCACACGGCGTGCTGATATTATCACCGCGTGCTGTCGAGCGCCTCGAAAGCTATACACCACCATGGCCTCTACCGAAGATTTTCCGTCTGACGAAAGGTGGTAAACTGATCGAAGGCATATTCACTGGTGCCACAATCAATACGCCGTCAATGCTATGTGTTGAAGATTATCTTGATGCCCTAAACTGGGCTGATAGTGAAGGCGGCCTTGATAGCTTGATCGCTCGTTCTGAGGCTAACCTTAAGGTTCTTGAAGACTGGGTTGAAAAAACCGACTGGATTGATTTTCTGGCTGTTGAACAATCCACCCGCTCTAATACATCAGTGTGCCTGAAATTTACGGACCCATGGCTTGATACACTTGATGAAGACGCACAGGCCGCTGTTCCGAAGAAAGTTGCAAGCCTTCTGGATGCCGAAGGTGTCGCATATGATATCGGGGCTTACCGTGATGCACCTCCGGGGCTTCGTATATGGGCAGGTGCAACCGTTGATGCAAGCGATCTTGAATTGCTGACACATTGGTTCGATTGGGCATATGCAAGCGTGAAATCCGCTTAG
- the serA gene encoding phosphoglycerate dehydrogenase, translating into MPKVLISDKMSPLAEQTFKDRGVEVDFKPGLTKEELIEIIGDYDGLAIRSSTKVTPNVLKAAKNLKVIGRAGIGVDNIDVAAATNSGVVVMNTPFGNSITTAEHAIAMVMALARQIPQANASTHEGKWEKSKFMGVEITGKTLGLIGCGNIGSIVAERALGLKMKVLAYDPFLSTERASDMGITKVELDELFAKVDFISLHTPLTDQTRNIVDADALARMKDGVRIVNCARGGLIDEAALKDALDSGKVAGAALDVFAEEPAKENPLFGHANLICTPHLGASTSEAQVNVALQVAEQMAEYLLTGGVTNSLNMPSITAEEAPKLTPYMKLAEQIGGFAGQLTENGLKRVVVEYEGHVAELNTKPLTAVVLEGLMSPLMSSVNMVNAPVIAKERNIQVTEVKHDREGDYHTLIRLTVETERGERTISGTLFANKLPRIVEIHGVRMEAELSEHMLYVVNDDKPGFIGALGSLVGYNGVNVATFALGRRVEGEEAVALIAVDQPIKDIVLDQVAALAHVRQAKRLTFSKTD; encoded by the coding sequence ATGCCAAAGGTATTGATTTCAGATAAGATGAGCCCGCTTGCGGAGCAAACGTTTAAAGACCGCGGTGTTGAGGTAGACTTTAAACCAGGTCTAACGAAAGAAGAATTGATCGAAATTATCGGTGATTATGATGGTCTTGCCATTCGTTCGAGCACCAAGGTTACGCCAAATGTATTGAAAGCTGCCAAGAATTTGAAGGTTATCGGCCGCGCAGGGATTGGTGTTGATAATATCGATGTTGCCGCAGCAACCAATTCCGGTGTTGTAGTGATGAATACCCCGTTTGGTAACTCAATCACGACGGCCGAACACGCCATTGCAATGGTTATGGCGCTCGCTCGTCAAATCCCGCAGGCAAATGCTTCTACCCACGAAGGGAAGTGGGAAAAGTCTAAATTCATGGGTGTGGAAATAACCGGCAAAACCCTAGGGCTTATTGGTTGCGGTAATATTGGCTCTATTGTTGCCGAGCGCGCACTTGGCCTGAAAATGAAAGTCCTTGCTTACGATCCATTTTTGTCTACTGAACGCGCGAGCGATATGGGCATAACCAAAGTGGAATTGGATGAACTGTTTGCGAAAGTTGACTTTATTTCACTGCACACGCCGCTTACGGATCAGACCCGCAACATTGTGGATGCTGATGCTCTGGCAAGAATGAAGGATGGGGTTCGTATTGTTAACTGCGCGCGCGGTGGTTTGATTGACGAAGCCGCGCTTAAGGATGCGCTTGATAGCGGCAAGGTCGCTGGCGCCGCCCTCGATGTATTTGCTGAGGAACCAGCCAAAGAAAATCCGCTCTTTGGTCATGCCAATCTTATTTGTACACCGCACCTTGGTGCATCAACCTCGGAAGCACAGGTGAATGTTGCCCTGCAGGTTGCTGAACAAATGGCGGAGTATTTATTAACTGGCGGTGTTACAAATTCCCTCAATATGCCGTCTATTACGGCGGAAGAAGCACCGAAGTTAACGCCCTATATGAAACTGGCTGAACAGATTGGTGGTTTCGCAGGTCAATTGACCGAAAATGGTCTGAAGCGTGTCGTTGTAGAATACGAGGGGCATGTTGCAGAATTGAATACCAAGCCTCTGACTGCTGTTGTGCTTGAAGGTCTGATGTCGCCCTTGATGAGCAGCGTGAATATGGTCAATGCGCCTGTGATCGCGAAAGAGCGCAACATTCAGGTGACAGAGGTAAAGCATGACCGGGAAGGTGACTATCATACGCTGATTCGCTTAACTGTTGAGACAGAGCGCGGTGAACGCACGATATCAGGCACGCTGTTCGCAAATAAGTTACCACGAATCGTGGAAATTCACGGTGTTCGTATGGAGGCAGAATTATCTGAGCATATGCTCTATGTGGTAAATGACGACAAGCCCGGTTTCATTGGGGCTTTGGGCTCTCTTGTAGGCTATAACGGTGTTAACGTTGCTACATTTGCGCTTGGTCGCCGTGTTGAAGGTGAAGAAGCTGTTGCCTTAATTGCTGTTGATCAACCAATAAAAGATATTGTGCTTGACCAAGTGGCCGCTCTCGCTCATGTACGTCAGGCAAAAAGGTTGACTTTCTCCAAGACTGATTAG
- a CDS encoding ATP phosphoribosyltransferase regulatory subunit codes for MTGPVDNTAKNMAGRVSARQQVSKNYAKQALLPEGFRDQIGEHAEQEAHLVRQLVDTFLSHGYDRVSPPLVEYEDSLLAGPGALKGAQMFRLMDADTQRMMALRADMTVQISRLAATRLSTSPRPLRLAYAGSVLRTKGSQIRPTRQFYQAGFELIGSDSVAAEVEVIALACEALASVGLNKLSVDITLAPMIADILAYLDVDEALQDSVIEALDVKDISAFQSLPDEQRSVFEVLLGAAGPAETSIEILKGLNLSGRAGSLIKRVEEMLAVLSRRVPDVSVTLDPCESKGFEYKTGIGFAIFAEGGTSEIGRGGHYDVSYPDGSTEPATGFSVYLDSLLAMLPASNQVKKIYLPAGTQQNVAVDLRRNNWRTIQGLTEGEDSIKEARRLNCSHALIAGEIEAI; via the coding sequence ATGACTGGTCCTGTGGATAATACCGCAAAAAATATGGCTGGGCGTGTAAGCGCCCGCCAACAGGTTAGTAAAAATTACGCAAAGCAGGCTTTGTTGCCTGAAGGCTTTCGCGATCAGATCGGCGAACATGCCGAGCAGGAAGCACATCTGGTTCGCCAGCTTGTTGATACTTTCCTAAGTCATGGATACGACCGTGTTTCACCGCCACTTGTTGAATATGAAGATAGCTTGTTGGCTGGACCGGGCGCGCTGAAGGGGGCGCAGATGTTCCGCCTGATGGATGCAGATACGCAGCGTATGATGGCGCTTAGGGCTGATATGACGGTCCAGATATCACGGCTGGCTGCAACCCGCCTGTCGACAAGCCCAAGGCCGCTTCGACTTGCTTATGCTGGTAGTGTGTTACGTACAAAAGGCAGCCAAATCAGGCCGACACGCCAGTTCTATCAAGCTGGTTTTGAACTGATAGGAAGTGATAGTGTCGCCGCAGAGGTTGAAGTTATTGCGCTTGCTTGCGAGGCGCTGGCCTCCGTTGGGCTAAACAAGCTAAGTGTTGATATAACGCTTGCCCCGATGATTGCAGATATCCTTGCCTATCTCGATGTTGATGAAGCATTGCAGGATAGCGTGATTGAAGCGTTGGACGTGAAAGATATAAGTGCCTTTCAAAGCCTACCTGACGAACAGCGTAGTGTTTTTGAGGTTCTTCTCGGTGCTGCTGGTCCCGCAGAAACATCAATTGAAATTTTGAAAGGCCTGAACCTGTCGGGACGCGCGGGTAGTTTGATCAAACGCGTTGAGGAAATGCTGGCTGTTCTCTCAAGAAGAGTTCCGGATGTATCCGTTACACTTGATCCGTGCGAGAGTAAGGGGTTTGAGTATAAAACAGGCATTGGTTTCGCAATTTTTGCGGAAGGCGGAACGAGCGAAATTGGCCGCGGCGGTCACTATGATGTAAGTTACCCCGATGGTTCTACGGAACCAGCAACAGGCTTTTCTGTGTATCTTGATAGCTTACTTGCCATGCTTCCAGCGTCAAATCAGGTCAAAAAAATCTATTTGCCTGCCGGGACACAGCAAAATGTTGCAGTGGATTTACGTAGAAACAACTGGCGGACCATTCAGGGCTTGACAGAAGGCGAAGATAGTATCAAAGAAGCGCGTCGATTAAACTGTAGTCATGCATTGATTGCAGGCGAAATTGAGGCTATTTAA
- a CDS encoding adenylosuccinate synthase, whose amino-acid sequence MGNVVVIGSQWGDEGKGKIVDWLSERADVVVRFQGGHNAGHTLVIDGTVYKLSLLPSGIVRGGKTSVIGNGVVIDPWALLSEMDTLRGQDVEITPETLQIAANATLIMPYHRELDALREDASKGVKIGTTRRGIGPAYEDKVGRRAVRVCDLHSRELVEARLEVALTHHNALRRGLGEAEINGKEIADDLMQLADKILPYVTNVWSTLEKAEESDQRILFEGAQGALLDVDHGTYPFVTSSNTIAGQAAGGSGMGPASLDYVLGITKAYTTRVGSGPFPTEQENEIGQYLGEKGHEFGTVTGRSRRCGWFDAVLVRQTLAISGVTGIALTKLDVLDGLEELKVCVGYKHKGEVIDYLPYGMEDQANVEPVYETLEGWSESTFGARSWADLPATAVKYIRRIEELIGVPVAMLSTSPERDDTILVRDPFKD is encoded by the coding sequence ATGGGCAACGTAGTTGTCATCGGTTCACAATGGGGCGATGAAGGTAAAGGTAAAATCGTTGATTGGCTTTCAGAGCGTGCTGACGTTGTTGTACGTTTTCAGGGCGGTCATAATGCGGGTCATACACTCGTTATCGATGGAACGGTTTACAAGCTCTCTCTTTTGCCGTCTGGAATTGTGCGCGGCGGTAAAACCAGTGTTATTGGAAACGGTGTAGTCATTGACCCTTGGGCATTATTGTCTGAAATGGATACCTTGCGCGGGCAGGATGTTGAAATTACTCCTGAAACGCTACAGATTGCAGCCAATGCAACGCTGATTATGCCGTATCACCGTGAACTTGATGCGTTGCGTGAAGACGCTTCTAAAGGTGTAAAAATCGGAACAACACGCCGGGGTATTGGCCCTGCTTACGAAGATAAGGTCGGCCGCCGTGCGGTTCGTGTGTGTGATTTACATTCCCGTGAACTTGTTGAAGCCCGCCTTGAGGTTGCGCTTACGCATCATAATGCGCTGCGCCGCGGCCTCGGTGAAGCAGAAATAAACGGTAAGGAAATTGCCGATGATTTGATGCAGCTGGCAGATAAAATTCTTCCATATGTTACGAATGTATGGAGCACGCTTGAAAAGGCGGAAGAAAGTGACCAGCGTATCCTGTTTGAAGGTGCGCAGGGTGCACTTCTTGATGTTGACCATGGAACATACCCTTTTGTGACTTCTTCAAACACCATTGCAGGCCAGGCCGCTGGTGGTAGCGGTATGGGCCCCGCTAGCCTTGATTATGTTCTTGGCATTACAAAGGCCTATACAACACGTGTTGGGTCTGGGCCTTTCCCGACTGAGCAGGAAAATGAAATTGGCCAGTATCTTGGTGAAAAAGGCCATGAATTTGGAACCGTGACTGGACGTTCTCGTCGTTGTGGTTGGTTTGATGCTGTGCTTGTTCGCCAAACATTAGCGATCAGCGGAGTGACGGGCATTGCGCTTACGAAACTTGACGTGCTTGACGGCCTTGAAGAATTGAAAGTTTGTGTTGGTTATAAACACAAAGGCGAAGTGATTGATTATCTTCCCTACGGAATGGAAGATCAAGCGAACGTTGAGCCAGTTTATGAAACACTGGAAGGCTGGAGCGAGAGCACATTTGGTGCTCGGTCGTGGGCGGACCTGCCAGCGACAGCTGTTAAATATATCAGACGTATTGAAGAACTGATTGGCGTGCCTGTTGCGATGTTGTCAACAAGCCCTGAGCGGGATGACACAATTCTGGTGCGTGACCCATTTAAAGACTAA
- the rpoH gene encoding RNA polymerase sigma factor RpoH, translating into MTTAPSNLPTLSPEGSLSQYLQEVRKFPMLEATEEYMLAKAWVDHGDRKAAHKMVTSHLRLVAKLAMGYRGYGLPVADLISEGNVGMMQAVKRFDPDKGFRLATYAMWWIRAAIQEYILRSWSLVKIGTTAAQKKLFFNLRRMKGQIQAVEEGDLKPENLKVIADKLGVSETEVENMNRRLSAHDHSLNAPLKADMEGEWQDWLVDESPDQETATADKEEMDQRMAMLEDAMSGLNEREQHILRERRLKEPATTLEELSKEYGVSRERVRQIEVRAFEKVQKAIRLQASSV; encoded by the coding sequence ATGACGACAGCACCTAGTAATTTACCAACGCTTTCACCCGAAGGCAGTTTAAGCCAATATCTTCAGGAAGTTCGCAAGTTTCCCATGCTGGAAGCAACCGAAGAATACATGCTGGCCAAGGCATGGGTAGATCACGGCGACCGTAAAGCAGCCCACAAAATGGTTACAAGCCACCTGCGTCTTGTTGCAAAACTGGCGATGGGATACAGAGGCTATGGCCTGCCTGTTGCTGATCTGATTTCCGAGGGCAATGTTGGAATGATGCAAGCGGTCAAGCGCTTTGACCCCGACAAAGGTTTCCGTCTGGCGACTTACGCTATGTGGTGGATCCGAGCTGCTATTCAGGAGTATATCCTGAGAAGCTGGTCCCTTGTGAAAATCGGTACAACTGCTGCACAGAAAAAACTCTTCTTCAACCTACGCCGGATGAAAGGCCAAATTCAGGCAGTCGAAGAAGGTGACCTGAAGCCTGAAAACCTGAAGGTGATCGCAGACAAACTCGGTGTATCCGAAACCGAGGTTGAAAACATGAACCGCAGGCTGTCAGCCCATGATCACTCCTTAAACGCGCCTTTGAAGGCCGATATGGAAGGTGAATGGCAGGACTGGCTTGTGGATGAAAGCCCGGATCAAGAAACGGCAACCGCTGATAAGGAAGAAATGGATCAGCGCATGGCAATGCTCGAAGATGCCATGTCTGGCCTTAATGAGCGGGAGCAGCATATCCTGCGTGAACGCCGCCTCAAAGAACCTGCAACGACACTGGAAGAATTATCCAAAGAATACGGTGTTAGCCGTGAACGTGTTCGTCAAATTGAAGTGCGCGCCTTTGAAAAAGTCCAGAAAGCTATTCGACTGCAAGCCAGTTCTGTTTAA